A window of the Plutella xylostella chromosome 11, ilPluXylo3.1, whole genome shotgun sequence genome harbors these coding sequences:
- the LOC125489133 gene encoding zinc finger protein 83-like, with protein MVLNSCTKPHYKMEDGMDIEEHDLLNNPTVRSVFPDLAILKQEIIDFDTSEGVAPETFTTSPEVSMRNENKNQLHNLTVYSGDHPTECSTQDRDVKPDHLCTDMDDTITVKRNSLTEFHEIETVIKKESENVVPNELPFYRNRIILGKIQVDESDEEREIDAPGDSNNVVNNKTNNDQDLAVSIYTDVNRSMRITKQYYEMEKCLGAKIILTNCYTTLLNNNCYCAQCAVLFPTTEAYSEHYTSTHTETTHSNKASASLVKRKQIIYPREKAFVCDSCTKTFSKKTSLIKHILIHTGEQPFESDICKKTSRHRTAMKRHKLIHTGEKPFHCDICTKSFNQRCYLKEHMLLHTGEISFECDICTKIFRHRSSLKTHKLVHTGEEPFQCDICTKTFRLISHLKNHKLHHTGEKPFQCEICKKTFKYVSALKQHKLTHTGEKPFECDICKKTFNQIRNLKMHKLLHTGEKPYKCGDCKKSFRHMNSLKNHELIHTGEKPFQCETCKKIFIYLSALKQHKLTHTGENPFLCDICKKTFNQRSAMKRHKLIHTGEKPFECLTCKKTFRYLSHMKVHTLIHSGEKPFECDICKKTFNQIRNLKMHKLLHTGEKPYKCGDCKTTFCLLGNLKKHKLIHTGEKPFECDICTKTFNRRSHLKRHVLLHTAAQAYDSDASEKL; from the exons atggttctgaatag TTGTACGAAACCACACTATAAGATGGAGGATGGCATGGACATAGAGGAACATGATCTGTTGAACAACCCTACTGTGAGGAGTGTGTTTCCAGATCTTGCCATTCTCAAACaagaaattattgattttgatACAAGTGAAGGTGTAGCACCAG AAACATTTACAACGTCGCCAGAAGTATCAATgagaaatgaaaacaaaaatcaacTACACAATTTAACAGTCTATAGTGGGGATCATCCTACCGAGTGCTCCACTCAAGACCGGGATGTGAAACCTGACCACCTGTGTACTGACATGGATGACACAATAACGGTCAAGCGCAACAGTTTGACAGAATTTCATGAAATTGAAACTGTAATCAAGAAGGAATCAGAGAATGTTGTACCAAATGAATTGCCATTTTACAGGAACAGGATTATACTTGGCAAGATACAAGTAGATGAGTCTGACGAAGAACGAGAAATTGATGCACCAGGCGACTCTAATAATGTTgttaacaacaaaacaaacaatgatCAAGATTTGGCAGTGTCAATATACACTGATGTAAATAGAAGCATGAGGATAACTAAACAGTATTATGAAATGGAAAAATGTTTGGGAgcgaaaattattttaacaaactGTTATACAACTCTATTGAACAACAACTGttactgtgctcagtgtgcAGTGTTGTTCCCCACCACTGAAGCGTATAGTGAACATTACACAAGCACACACACCGAGACCACTCACTCAAATAAAGCCTCGGCTTCTCTTGTGAAACGTAAACAAATCATATACCCACGTGAGAAAGCATTTGTGTGTGACTCCTGCACGAAAACATTCAGCAAAAAAACCAGCTTGATAAAGCACATTTTAATTCACACTGGCGAACAGCCATTCGAGAGTGACATTTGCAAGAAAACATCGAGGCATCGGACTGCAATGAAAAGACACAAGTTAATACACACTGGGGAAAAGCCCTTCCATTGTGACATTTGCACGAAATCATTCAACCAAAGGTGTTATCTTAAGGAGCACATGTTACTTCACACTGGTGAAATATCTTTcgagtgtgacatttgcacgaAAATATTCAGGCACCGGTCTTCTTTGAAAACACACAAGTTAGTTCACACTGGCGAAGAGCCattccagtgtgacatttgcacgaAAACATTTAGACTAATAAGTCATTTGAAGAACCACAAGTTACATCACACTGGAGAGAAACCTTTCCAGTGTGAAATCTGCAAGAAAACATTCAAATATGTATCAGCTTTAAAACAACATAAGTTAActcacactggcgaaaagccattcgagtgtgacatttgcaagaaaacatttaaCCAAATAAGAAATTTAAAGATGCACAAGTTActtcacactggcgaaaagccatACAAGTGCGGTGATTGCAAAAAATCGTTTAGGCACATGAATTCTTTGAAAAACCACGAATTGATCCACACGGGAGAAAAGCCATTTCAGTGTGAAACTTGCAAGAAAATCTTCATTTATCTATCAGCTTTAAAACAACACAAGTTAACTCACACTGGCGAAAACCCATTCTTGTGTGACATTTGTAAGAAAACCTTCAATCAGCGAAGTGCTATGAAAAGACACAAGTTAATACACACTGGTGAAAAGCCATTCGAGTGTTTAACTTGCAAGAAAACCTTCAGATACCTCAGTCATATGAAAGTGCACACTTTAATCCACTCTGGAGAAAAGCCATTcgagtgtgacatttgcaagaaaacatttaaCCAAATAAGAAATTTAAAGATGCACAAGTTActtcacactggcgaaaagccatACAAGTGCGGTGATTGCAAAACAACGTTTTGTCTGCTTGGCAATTTGAAAAAGCACAAATTGATCCACACGGGAGAAAAGCCGTTcgagtgtgacatttgcacgaAGACATTTAACCGAAGAAGTCACTTGAAGAGGCACGTGTTACTTCACACTGCAGCACAGGCATATGATTCTGATGCGTCAGAAAAATTGTGA
- the LOC105386317 gene encoding zinc finger protein 431-like isoform X1, translated as MSVTVSEWTDGRWSRRVETTYRCTKPHYKMEDGMDIEEHDLLNNPTVMSVFSDLAVLKQEIIDFDTNEGVAPETFTTLEVPKRNKYKNQLHNLTVYSGNHPTEYSTQDLDVKPDHLCTDMDDTITVKRNSLTEFHEVETEIKKESENVVPNELPFYRNRIILGKIQVDESDEERETDAPGDCNNVVNNKSNNDQDLAVSIYTDENRSMRITKQHYEKKEKCLRAKIILTNCYTTLLNNNCYCAQCAVLFPTTEAYSEHYTSTHTETTHSNKASASLVKRKQIIYPREKAFVCDTCTKTFSKKTSLIKHILIHTGEKPFESDICKKTSRHRSAMKRHKLLHTGEKPIQCDICAKSFNQRCYLKEHMLLHTGEISFECDICTKIFRHRSSLKTHKLLHAGEEPFQCDICTKTFRQISHLKNHKLHHTGEKPFQCETCKKTFKYVSVLKQHKLTHTGEKPFECDISNKTFNQIRNLKKHKLLHTGEKAFQCDICTKSFSQICHLKSHKLVHSGETPFQCEICMKPFNQISHLKRHKLVHTGEKPLECDISTKTFNQLTNLKKHKLLHTGEMPFQCDICTKSFNHRSNHRRHMLTHTGEKPFECETCKKTFNRRSNLKSHKLIHTGEKPFQCDICTKTFTQRRNLKSHKLIHTGENPFECETCKKTFRYIFALNQHKLTHTGEKPFQCDICTKKFNRRSHLKSHKLTHTGEKPFQCDICTKTFTRRRNLKSHRLLHTGEKPFQCDICKKKFNQIRNLKTHKLLHTGENPFQCDTCHKIFMYPKDLKRHNIIHTGAKPFQCDTCKETFKDIYQI; from the exons ATGAGTGTTACTGTTAGTGAGTGGACTGATGGTCGGTGGAGCAgaagagtggagaccacgtaccg TTGTACGAAACCACACTATAAGATGGAGGATGGCATGGACATAGAGGAACATGATCTGTTGAACAACCCTACTGTGATGAGTGTGTTTTCAGATCTTGCCGTTCTCAAACAAGAAATAATTGATTTTGATACAAATGAAGGTGTAGCACCAG AAACATTTACAACCCTGGAAGTACCAAagagaaataaatacaaaaatcaaCTACACAATTTAACGGTCTACAGTGGGAATCATCCTACTGAGTACTCCACTCAAGACCTGGATGTGAAACCTGACCACCTGTGTACTGACATGGATGACACAATAACTGTCAAGCGCAACAGTTTGACAGAATTTCATGAagttgaaactgaaatcaagaAGGAATCAGAGAATGTTGTACCAAATGAATTGCCATTTTACAGAAACAGAATTATACTCGGCAAGATACAAGTAGATGAGTCTGACGAAGAACGAGAAACTGATGCACCAGGTGACTGTAATAATGTTGTAAACAACAAATCAAACAATGATCAAGATTTGGCAGTGTCAATATACACTGATGAAAATAGAAGCATGAGGATAACTAAACAGCATTAtgaaaaaaaggaaaaatgtTTGCGAgcgaaaattattttaacaaactGTTATACAACTCTATTGAACAACAACTGttactgtgctcagtgtgcAGTGTTGTTCCCTACCACTGAAGCGTATAGTGAACATTACACGAGCACACACACCGAGACCACTCACTCAAATAAAGCCTCGGCTTCTCTTGTGAAACGTAAACAAATCATATACCCACGTGAGAAAGCATTTGTGTGTGACACCTGCACGAAAACATTCAGCAAAAAAACCAGCTTGATAAAGCACATTTTaattcacactggcgaaaagccattcGAGAGTGACATTTGCAAGAAAACATCGAGGCATCGGTCTGCAATGAAAAGACACAAGTTACTTCACACTGGGGAAAAGCCCatccagtgtgacatttgcgCGAAATCATTCAACCAAAGGTGTTATCTTAAGGAGCACATGTTACTTCACACTGGTGAAATTTCTTTcgagtgtgacatttgcacgaAAATATTCAGGCACCGGTCTTCTTTGAAAACACACAAGTTACTTCACGCTGGCGAAGAGCCattccagtgtgacatttgcacgaAAACATTTAGACAAATAAGTCATTTGAAGAACCACAAGTTACATCACACTGGAGAGAAACCTTTCCAGTGTGAAACCTGCAAGAAAACATTCAAATATGTATCAGTTTTAAAACAACACAAGTTAActcacactggcgaaaagccattcGAGTGTGACATTTCCAACAAAACATTTAACCaaataagaaatttaaaaaaacacaagttacttcacactggcgaaaaggcgttccagtgtgacatttgcacgaAATCATTTAGCCAAATATGTCATTTGAAGAGCCACAAGTTAGTTCACAGTGGCGAAACGCCATTCCAGTGTGAAATTTGCATGAAACCATTTAACCAAATAAGTCATTTGAAGAGACACAAGTTAgttcacactggcgaaaagccattAGAGTGTGACATTAGCACGAAAACATTTAACCAATTAACAAATTTGAAGAAACACAAGTTACTACACACTGGGGAAATGCCattccagtgtgacatttgcacgaAATCATTTAACCATAGAAGTAATCATAGGAGGCATATGTTAActcacactggcgaaaagccattcGAGTGTGAAACttgcaagaaaacatttaaCCGAAGAAGTAATTTAAAGAGCCACAAGTTaattcacactggcgaaaagccattccagtgtgacatttgcacgaAAACATTTACCCAAAGAAGAAATTTGAAGAGCCACAAGTTAATTCACACAGGAGAAAATCCATTTGAGTGTGAAACTTGCAAGAAAACATTCAGATATATATTTGCTTTAAATCAACACAAGTTAACTCACACTGGTGAAAAGCCattccagtgtgacatttgcactAAAAAATTTAACCGAAGAAGTCATTTGAAGAGCCATAAGTTAActcacactggcgaaaagccattccagtgtgacatttgcacgaAAACATTTACCCGAAGAAGAAATTTAAAGAGCCACAGGTTACTTCACACTGGAGAAAAGCCGttccagtgtgacatttgcaagaAAAAATTTAACCAAATAAGAAATTTAAAGACACACAAGTTActtcacactggcgaaaacCCATTCCAGTGCGATACTTGTCACAAAATATTCATGTATCCAAAAGACTTGAAGAGGCACAACATAATTCACACTGGCGCAAAGCCTTTCCAGTGTGACACTTGCAAGGAAACCTTCAAAGATATATATCAAATTTAA
- the LOC105386317 gene encoding zinc finger protein 431-like isoform X2, with amino-acid sequence MEDGMDIEEHDLLNNPTVMSVFSDLAVLKQEIIDFDTNEGVAPETFTTLEVPKRNKYKNQLHNLTVYSGNHPTEYSTQDLDVKPDHLCTDMDDTITVKRNSLTEFHEVETEIKKESENVVPNELPFYRNRIILGKIQVDESDEERETDAPGDCNNVVNNKSNNDQDLAVSIYTDENRSMRITKQHYEKKEKCLRAKIILTNCYTTLLNNNCYCAQCAVLFPTTEAYSEHYTSTHTETTHSNKASASLVKRKQIIYPREKAFVCDTCTKTFSKKTSLIKHILIHTGEKPFESDICKKTSRHRSAMKRHKLLHTGEKPIQCDICAKSFNQRCYLKEHMLLHTGEISFECDICTKIFRHRSSLKTHKLLHAGEEPFQCDICTKTFRQISHLKNHKLHHTGEKPFQCETCKKTFKYVSVLKQHKLTHTGEKPFECDISNKTFNQIRNLKKHKLLHTGEKAFQCDICTKSFSQICHLKSHKLVHSGETPFQCEICMKPFNQISHLKRHKLVHTGEKPLECDISTKTFNQLTNLKKHKLLHTGEMPFQCDICTKSFNHRSNHRRHMLTHTGEKPFECETCKKTFNRRSNLKSHKLIHTGEKPFQCDICTKTFTQRRNLKSHKLIHTGENPFECETCKKTFRYIFALNQHKLTHTGEKPFQCDICTKKFNRRSHLKSHKLTHTGEKPFQCDICTKTFTRRRNLKSHRLLHTGEKPFQCDICKKKFNQIRNLKTHKLLHTGENPFQCDTCHKIFMYPKDLKRHNIIHTGAKPFQCDTCKETFKDIYQI; translated from the exons ATGGAGGATGGCATGGACATAGAGGAACATGATCTGTTGAACAACCCTACTGTGATGAGTGTGTTTTCAGATCTTGCCGTTCTCAAACAAGAAATAATTGATTTTGATACAAATGAAGGTGTAGCACCAG AAACATTTACAACCCTGGAAGTACCAAagagaaataaatacaaaaatcaaCTACACAATTTAACGGTCTACAGTGGGAATCATCCTACTGAGTACTCCACTCAAGACCTGGATGTGAAACCTGACCACCTGTGTACTGACATGGATGACACAATAACTGTCAAGCGCAACAGTTTGACAGAATTTCATGAagttgaaactgaaatcaagaAGGAATCAGAGAATGTTGTACCAAATGAATTGCCATTTTACAGAAACAGAATTATACTCGGCAAGATACAAGTAGATGAGTCTGACGAAGAACGAGAAACTGATGCACCAGGTGACTGTAATAATGTTGTAAACAACAAATCAAACAATGATCAAGATTTGGCAGTGTCAATATACACTGATGAAAATAGAAGCATGAGGATAACTAAACAGCATTAtgaaaaaaaggaaaaatgtTTGCGAgcgaaaattattttaacaaactGTTATACAACTCTATTGAACAACAACTGttactgtgctcagtgtgcAGTGTTGTTCCCTACCACTGAAGCGTATAGTGAACATTACACGAGCACACACACCGAGACCACTCACTCAAATAAAGCCTCGGCTTCTCTTGTGAAACGTAAACAAATCATATACCCACGTGAGAAAGCATTTGTGTGTGACACCTGCACGAAAACATTCAGCAAAAAAACCAGCTTGATAAAGCACATTTTaattcacactggcgaaaagccattcGAGAGTGACATTTGCAAGAAAACATCGAGGCATCGGTCTGCAATGAAAAGACACAAGTTACTTCACACTGGGGAAAAGCCCatccagtgtgacatttgcgCGAAATCATTCAACCAAAGGTGTTATCTTAAGGAGCACATGTTACTTCACACTGGTGAAATTTCTTTcgagtgtgacatttgcacgaAAATATTCAGGCACCGGTCTTCTTTGAAAACACACAAGTTACTTCACGCTGGCGAAGAGCCattccagtgtgacatttgcacgaAAACATTTAGACAAATAAGTCATTTGAAGAACCACAAGTTACATCACACTGGAGAGAAACCTTTCCAGTGTGAAACCTGCAAGAAAACATTCAAATATGTATCAGTTTTAAAACAACACAAGTTAActcacactggcgaaaagccattcGAGTGTGACATTTCCAACAAAACATTTAACCaaataagaaatttaaaaaaacacaagttacttcacactggcgaaaaggcgttccagtgtgacatttgcacgaAATCATTTAGCCAAATATGTCATTTGAAGAGCCACAAGTTAGTTCACAGTGGCGAAACGCCATTCCAGTGTGAAATTTGCATGAAACCATTTAACCAAATAAGTCATTTGAAGAGACACAAGTTAgttcacactggcgaaaagccattAGAGTGTGACATTAGCACGAAAACATTTAACCAATTAACAAATTTGAAGAAACACAAGTTACTACACACTGGGGAAATGCCattccagtgtgacatttgcacgaAATCATTTAACCATAGAAGTAATCATAGGAGGCATATGTTAActcacactggcgaaaagccattcGAGTGTGAAACttgcaagaaaacatttaaCCGAAGAAGTAATTTAAAGAGCCACAAGTTaattcacactggcgaaaagccattccagtgtgacatttgcacgaAAACATTTACCCAAAGAAGAAATTTGAAGAGCCACAAGTTAATTCACACAGGAGAAAATCCATTTGAGTGTGAAACTTGCAAGAAAACATTCAGATATATATTTGCTTTAAATCAACACAAGTTAACTCACACTGGTGAAAAGCCattccagtgtgacatttgcactAAAAAATTTAACCGAAGAAGTCATTTGAAGAGCCATAAGTTAActcacactggcgaaaagccattccagtgtgacatttgcacgaAAACATTTACCCGAAGAAGAAATTTAAAGAGCCACAGGTTACTTCACACTGGAGAAAAGCCGttccagtgtgacatttgcaagaAAAAATTTAACCAAATAAGAAATTTAAAGACACACAAGTTActtcacactggcgaaaacCCATTCCAGTGCGATACTTGTCACAAAATATTCATGTATCCAAAAGACTTGAAGAGGCACAACATAATTCACACTGGCGCAAAGCCTTTCCAGTGTGACACTTGCAAGGAAACCTTCAAAGATATATATCAAATTTAA